A genomic region of Macrobrachium nipponense isolate FS-2020 chromosome 40, ASM1510439v2, whole genome shotgun sequence contains the following coding sequences:
- the LOC135211829 gene encoding ionotropic receptor 21a-like produces MRIEESPKGEMWGNRLPDGTFNGLVGLIGSGKADLGTGNIMISISSGRHEFIEFSAPYSSDEICLLARVEPPLPKWMALFLPFKWESWIAVFVGMVVSGPLLYLFAVLSKKSGTEHHDFYSFGYSYLYAYALHMRQALILTPLRDCNLMYVVFLWHYTFILTSVYSSNLTAFLTVTVQPPGVESFKGLYETRLNVFALSPFLKSVLANSGNKYHKGLSERLQVSTFPEIKSEVLAGRGVMINGRRYLEFTRDKLATPQGRPRARIIKECFAPVSIGLAYQTNSPLKAKFDRVLERIVETGLVRRWFLESLRRFQKFKRESRALGVTQDGTDAHEEEGEHATGVIPLSIDHMQGLFAILGFGYLIALIFFLLELRF; encoded by the exons ATGAGGATCGAGGAGTCtcccaaag GTGAGATGTGGGGTAACAGACTACCCGACGGGACCTTCAATGGGCTCGTGGGTCTCATAGGGAGTGGAAAGGCTGACCTGGGCACGGGGAACATCATGATCTCAATATCGAGTGGTCGTCATGAATTCATAGAGTTTAGTGCTCCTTATTCCAGTGAC GAGATCTGCCTGCTGGCGAGAGTAGAACCTCCTCTCCCGAAGTGGATGGCTttgttcctgcccttcaagtggGAGTCCTGGATTGCTGTCTTCGTTGGAATGGTCGTGTCTGGACCCCTACTGTACCTGTTTGCAGTTCTGAGTAAAAAAAG CGGGACAGAACACCACGACTTCTACTCCTTCGGGTACTCGTACCTATACGCCTATGCCCTCCACATGCGTCAGGCGCTGATCCTCACGCCCCTGCGAGACTGCAACCTCATGTACGTGGTCTTCCTCTGGCACTACACCTTCATCCTCACCAGCGTTTACAGTTCCAACCTCACGGCTTTCTTGACGGTCACCGTTCAACCCCCCGGGGTGGAGAGCTTCAAGGGACTTTACGAGACGAGGTTGAACGTCTTCGCCTTGAGTCCCTTCCTGAAGTCCGTGCTGGCGAATTCCGGGAATAAGTATCATAAG GGCTTATCGGAAAGGTTGCAGGTCTCCACCTTCCCGGAGATCAAGTCGGAGGTGCTGGCGGGGAGGGGCGTCATGATCAATGGGCGTCGATACTTGGAATTCACGAGGGATAAACTAGCTACACCCCAAGGGCGCCCCAGGGCTAGGATTATCAAG GAATGTTTTGCCCCTGTCAGCATCGGTCTCGCTTACCAGACTAATTCACCGCTCAAGGCGAAGTTTGATCGGGTTCTGGAAAGGATCGTGGAGACAGGGCTGGTCAGGAGGTGGTTCCTGGAGTCTCTCAGAAGATTCCAGAAG TTCAAGAGGGAGAGCCGCGCCCTGGGGGTCACTCAAGATGGCACCGACGCCCACGAGGAAGAGGGGGAGCATGCCACGGGCGTCATCCCCCTGAGCATAGATCACATGCAGGGACTCTTCGCCATCCTCGGCTTCGGATACTTGATCGCATTGATTTTCTTTCTTCTGGAGTTGCGGTTTTGA